The region ACAGTCCCGATACCAAAATCTGAGGTTTCTGCTCCAATCCTATGCCTGTGTTGCTTGAGAGCTCAAATAAATCTCAAACTTCTTCTGGCAGAGCTTTAAACTCTATTTACCTCCTTCCATCTATTAAAAACCTCACCCAATTATATGGAGAATTGATGGATAAATCAATGTGCATATAATAGAGTTATAAGGTACTCACCGTCTTAAAATAACCTTCGTATATAGAAAGACTATCGAGTGCCTCATAGTCTGCCTTCACCCCAATAAACTGACTAGCTAGTTGAGCACAACCAGCATCTGGCCACCTGCAGCCTCCATCTCTTGTGCGTAATGGGCATAAAGTATCGCACACTCGACCAAATGGATTACTGGAAACAACATCATCTGCCGCTACTGAAATGGAAACTGATAGATCTGACTTATCTTCATGCTGGACAATACCAACAGATTCTCTTGTAGAAGGAGAAAACACAGATTTCTGTGAAATTTTCACAGGGCTGGTCTCGATATCAACAGTAGTATCACCACCACTAGCATAATGAACTTTGCATCCCAATGACTGTACGGCTCGCTTTATGGCTGCAGTTTCCTTGCTGGCCCTCTTGGCCAAGGCCATAGCAGAGCTACTGAGCTGCTTCTCATTCCGTAATTCTGCAGACAATGACTCCACAACAATTGCAGTTTCTTTCGCTTTCTTCTCAGCCCCTTCTTTTGCCTGGTTATTAATTTGACACGAAGTAggggtttaataaaaaaagcagaCTTGtaaacatcatgaaataaaatgaaaggaaaagttAGCCACCGCTGGCCATATGTCACTAAGTTTCTGCATAATGATGCCCTCAAAGACAGCAAGAGAGAGATTGAAAGAACATAATACTGTAACCCAACAGTCTAGGAAAAAGCATATAGGCCTACATTTCTGCAAAAGGTCATGTTTTAGTGTGAAAATATTGTACTGGTTCAGTAGAAGGAAAGCAATTCATTACCTTCTGTAGTTTGGAGAATTTTATAGACATTATCCGACATTGAGCTTCAAGCTCCCCAGCTTGGGCTTCTGAAGGACAAGCCCACCGAAGATGGAATTGGGGCCACAGTGTTGGGGCTAAGGCTGCTGCTGGAGGTAACAATGGACCATTATGTTTCAGAGGACTGTAAAAAGGGTTACAGTGCACATGAGACCTTCCTTCTGAAGAACGCAGATCCGCCAAATAAGCCCACAAGCACCCACAAGCTTCAGAGATACCAACTTGCTGCCTTTCCTTCTCACTGAAAATTTAGATTAAGCACCCAGAAAGAGGAATTTTAATGCTTCCAAAATAATTGGAGTAAAACAAAAAGGAGCCATTACATGCTAGAGAGGTTGGAGTAAACAGAAAGGGTTCTCCAGACACAGTATCCTAGTGTTCAGCAATTATGCATAAAGTTGTCCCTTTGTCAGCCTTAAACAGGAACCAAGTTCTAATCCAGCCTAAGAGGTTTATGATGCAGTCAGTATATGAAACGGTAGCCAAGAAAACATGCATGCCCACAAGGATCATGAATTTGTGTGTCATCACTTGTTATGCTAAGGAACTGCCAATTTTATGACAAGAGGGAGAAGAGTTGACCACTTGAAATGAGCtttgaaaagaataaatgaaCTGTTATAAAACCAAACGCCCATGAATATGACATTCCAACATAAATGCATCACATGCTACGGACAAAAAGCTACTAGATCATCTCTTTACTTTTTGGGAAGATGAAGAGATTGCAAAGAGAAACATTCAACAGCTGATAGTGCATACCACAAATATCCAATGACAACACATATATCACGTGTTTGTGAGAAGATGCAACAATGTCATTCGACATCATTTTGATCATGCGGGATATAAATGGCAGGATAAATCAGTATGGTGCATCTAGGTGCATCTACAAGGGTTGATAGGTCCAGCGAGATTGAATATTCGTGGCGCAATCCTTTTACCACTGAGTTTGCTGCAGTGGTTGGTCACTTGTGGCACAAGAGATTATATTTGTTGTGGCCTATTTCGGGACATTGATGCattttcatcttaatttttctaaatttttaacttCATCAGTTTTTCCTGTCCAAAGATGATACTACAGATGATCTGTCACCCTTGaatataaaaggaaattaaGCAGCTCTTCTTTCTCCTAGTTTCTAGTTTACACAGATTTGCTGAATCAATGCTTGTCTCCAGATATTACAATTTTTAGCAACCAATCTAGTATTGAGCTTGAAAATTAAGGTTCTTGACTGctccaaaataaatatatcagcAGCTAATCCATGTAGTATGGACAGATCAAGTGAAGGCATGGCAGAAACCACAGGCCTTAATCTATTTAAGATATTCATATGTACAAGTTAAGAAGAAAAACAGAATCACCTGTTGCAGAAGAAGTTACCAAAACGACATGAAAGGACACAGTCCAACAAGTCCACCAGGAAAGCCTAAGTCATCATACAATACACTAGTCAGCGAAAAGTTTGTGATAAACCAGTTTCTTTGAAACATATTTTGTCTCAACAACTAACTTCtaatgaaaacaagaaaatgagtatcattacaagaaaagaaaatcacataCCGAGGAGAACTCGAAAGCAAAGGGATACATCCGCAATAATTGAGAAACACAATCAATCCACTGCAAAATACATCAGCAATTCATAGAACTTAGCAAAGACCATCTTACACAACAAATTCTCAAATTTACTTGGGCTGAATATAATAGAGGGCATTCAAACAGCTAGGTAATTATTATAACTATTATTTAGGGTTTTTAAGTAGACTTTCTTAACAATGCTCCGACCATACTCACCTTCAATCCAATCCTTCTAGTAGACTCTATAATTGCCTGAAGATCCTATGATTGCACTCTTTCCCTCACATCTCTAGCTTATGCCCCAGCATAAGGCAATAAAGTTTTTAATGCATTTGGCACATAAATGCAACAATAAACCCAAGTAATCATTTTTTCCTGCTGCTTTCATCACACAGAAAGGAAGGGGGGCCAAACAATTGTTGAACTTGTTCGCAAGGAGCTTGAGGCACAACTACTATGGTAATCCATACTGATTTGGATtgccaataataataatcatgaaaGCCAGTTGGTACTTGATTCCTAAAATCCAGTTAATAAGAGCATGCATAAAACAACATTAACCTGCAAAAATATGGGCGACTGCTGGTTCTGTGCATGAGAAGAACTAGGAGTTGGAGGCGCAAATGATCCCGATGACTGACACATGGGTGGTAATGGAAAACTCCCAACAGAAGATTGCCTACATAAATCAGGAGGTCTATCACTGCTTCCAGATACAGTTGGCATGCCCCCACGCTCTGCAAATGGATGACCAAATGCTAGCCAGTCTTTTTCAATGAGTGCCTGGATGAAAATAAGATATTCCagaattttttgttcaaatgtAAAGCCACATCttaagcatataaaaagaacaatacACGACCAATAAAGGGGTCCAATAGTAAAAGAAAATACCTGAAACCCTGTGAATGTCCGATAGTATGGGTCGAGCAACAAATTAGCAAGTGCAACCAGCTGACTCGTTCTATCCCATCCATCACTAGACAAATAGAATGAAAGACAAGAACTCAGCACATGCAGAGGCTCTAAAAGAAAAGCAGGAAATtgaaaacagaaagaaagacaacTTTTTTCTGATGGAAAATTTTGCTGAGCTGAAATGCTTCCTAGATGATTCAGCTATTCTTTTTTCTGCTCTGATAAAAAGTAGAATAACAGTGGGCCATGAGTCTGGTAGCAGGCAAATGACCTGCCAAGTTCGCATATAAAACCATGATCTGCTAGGCAATAAGACCAAGATTTTTCTGCTAATCAGTATGAGAAGCTCTATCCATGTGATTACACAGTGAGGAAGGGTAGATGTGAGATCTACCAAAAGAAAGCCTGATTTGGAATCGAAGCAGGTGTatgtaattaatatttgattctGTGTTAGATTATCAGCAAAAcgaatagaaacaaaaaatagacTAACAGCATATTGAAATagaaattacaaatcaaaaggGCAAAAAGAGGCCATATAGTGAGCAGCACATTAAAAATCTTCAGGTTTCATCACAGTGGCAACAGAATAGAAATGATTCTTTCCAGTTGTTACAAAGATTAATAGAAGACACAGGGTCAAGATATCTGACCTGCAATGTACAAGTACTGATGCTGACTCCAAAGAAACACGAGCAGCAATCCAAGCTGAACCAGCCAAGACACTTTGAACATGTATTAACCAACCACTATCACCGAGGGTTGAAACAGAGGCAGACATATTGCTGAGATTGCCTCCACCCCAGGTCCAACCACCATGTCTCTGCAAGCGAAATATGGTATGAACAAATagatatattaacaaccacTGGAAACATATTGTTTCTGCTGAAGCCTAGGAAACATAGCAAGTGTTTTAGAGCTATTAGGTAACCAGTCAAAGATCAATgctataaattaattgaaaaaaatcccaACTAAACATGAGGAGCACATTTGAGaagattgattgatttatttaaattttgactAGAGATTAAATCATTGATGCAATGATGTCAAGGTTAAGTTAGTTATATTGGCTTGTGTGCATCATTGGACAAGCACATAGGGCCTGAGGATGTCTGCATTATATAAGAGCTATATAATGAACAGGATGCTGTCTCCAAATATAAGTTGCTGCCAGATAGATAACTGAATACAAGTGAAGCTTTTCCTTTTTGCTTTTCTATTGAAGATGCACCCACAACAGCACAGGGAACTGAACATGAAAATTCTAGTCTTTAACCCAGAGACTCACACAGCAGCGCCATTCATAGAGGGCGATTCCAATCATTTAGTGATGGTAAAAATTGGGAAACATACCACACACCATCATGCATTACTTCTGTTAATATGTGTTCACATGTCTGATGTTATTCAAGGAAAAATTTCTAATGCCTCAAAAAACTTGACAAATGGATAGATGCACGTTCAAGTTGCACAAAATAATATGCCATCATTTTCTGCCTTTTGAGAATTGATATAAGCAGTACTAGGTTAAACCTTATCCAACAACAGAACTGCTTATAATATCTGATGTTAAGTACTAGTTTTCAACAGGCAAAGCAGCTGGTTTTTAAATTCCTAATGTTCATAGACTAACCAAGAGTGATAGCGTTCCATCTGATGAAGTGGTGCCATAAGCATCTAAGTAGTCCCTAAGCCGAGAAAGACTCTCTCTCATAGAATGTATGTTGTCTATCCCAAAGAAAACTACCTGATAACAGATAAAAAACAGGAATACAATATTAGTGAAAATAAGGCAGCAAAGTTGATGACTATGAGATACATAATTAGACAACTCAAACCTCTGACAAACCTCAGATTGAAAATAGTTGGATGATGATTCTGAGCCACCTCCCATTGCGACATTTGCTAAAGCATTTTTTCTAGGTCTTGCATCAGCAATGTATAACTTCctgaaaagaaaacacaaagatTTGGCATTTTCCAGAGGTTTTGCTTCAGCAATTATATAATTTCCTGAAATGGGGAAAAAGGAGAGAGGACAAGGAGACAGGTGactttttttaacaaacattCATTTACTAAAACCGGAGCAAGAAAGAATAAGCAAAGAAATGAGAACATGAAATCTAAAGAAACAACTGGCATATAGCCTAGCATAAAATGCATGTCATGTCAATCAATGAACATTAAGAGTAATTCAGGTGTATtaacaaatttcatttttatcaaaAGAGAAATCAGAGTTACACGACAATAAGGAACCTAACAAGAGAAGTGCTCATTTGGTCCAGACCTACtgtttggaaaatttgtgcCATTGACaagaaatcataaataaaaataaaggacaCACTATTTCAACAAAAGACTCACAACTAAGTTTCAAAGCTTCGGGCCCAGTACATTGATTAGGATTTCCCACCTCAAAAGGGAAATGTCTCCTCCATACCTGTCTGTGAGccatgagtaaaaaaaatttaaacactaTGCCGCATAATCACTTGCTTTAATCATCAAAGCTATGGGCCCAAGTCTCTCCACCAAATCTATTTTAGAGTACCCTAAAAACAAACATTCTCCAGCCATTTCCAGATGAGATGCAAAACTGGAATCCTATCACTATAAGGACtgcattttaagaaaaaagcgAAAGAGAAGTAATATCATGATTAAGGTTTCAAAACTCGGTACATTGAtatacatttcaaaaaaattcatcacCCAAGGTATTAAGAGCAATACATAGCAAGTCTGTGTAGATACTTCTTAACAACTAAGAAAGTCAAGTtagaacataaaaaagaaaatggtgcAAACAATGAGAACAGCTCagccaaaacaaaaggaatcaaTTTGA is a window of Populus nigra chromosome 10, ddPopNigr1.1, whole genome shotgun sequence DNA encoding:
- the LOC133704506 gene encoding phosphatidylinositol-3-phosphatase myotubularin-1-like isoform X2 produces the protein MSAPRRSTSLRDSSSDSERMEGTGSWDDSLDWFKLEHPASRSVSHHANYKCLLEAERVLVEGRGVVLINTDEAGTLIVTNFRLIFLSEGTENIIVLGTIPLATIEKFSKMVVKNQSAPRHSEKTTSQRFLQVIGKDMRIVVFGFRPKTKQRRAIYDGLLRCIKPSRLWDLYAFSCGPFKFTNANPKVRLLNEYFRLLGKGLCRASMDMIDNGSYTMSNELWRICNVNSNYIMCPSYPFALIVPKSISDEEVIQASNFRSKGRLPVVSWCHPETGAVLARSSQPLVGLMMNMRSNTDEKLVAELCSQLGDEKKRRRKLYIADARPRKNALANVAMGGGSESSSNYFQSEVVFFGIDNIHSMRESLSRLRDYLDAYGTTSSDGTLSLLRHGGWTWGGGNLSNMSASVSTLGDSGWLIHVQSVLAGSAWIAARVSLESASVLVHCSDGWDRTSQLVALANLLLDPYYRTFTGFQALIEKDWLAFGHPFAERGGMPTVSGSSDRPPDLCRQSSVGSFPLPPMCQSSGSFAPPTPSSSHAQNQQSPIFLQWIDCVSQLLRMYPFAFEFSSAFLVDLLDCVLSCRFGNFFCNSEKERQQVGISEACGCLWAYLADLRSSEGRSHVHCNPFYSPLKHNGPLLPPAAALAPTLWPQFHLRWACPSEAQAGELEAQCRIMSIKFSKLQKAKEGAEKKAKETAIVVESLSAELRNEKQLSSSAMALAKRASKETAAIKRAVQSLGCKVHYASGGDTTVDIETSPVKISQKSVFSPSTRESVGIVQHEDKSDLSVSISVAADDVVSSNPFGRVCDTLCPLRTRDGGCRWPDAGCAQLASQFIGVKADYEALDSLSIYEGYFKTMEGGK
- the LOC133704506 gene encoding phosphatidylinositol-3-phosphatase myotubularin-1-like isoform X1; translated protein: MSAPRRSTSLRDSSSDSERMEGTGSWDDSLDWFKLEVQHPASRSVSHHANYKCLLEAERVLVEGRGVVLINTDEAGTLIVTNFRLIFLSEGTENIIVLGTIPLATIEKFSKMVVKNQSAPRHSEKTTSQRFLQVIGKDMRIVVFGFRPKTKQRRAIYDGLLRCIKPSRLWDLYAFSCGPFKFTNANPKVRLLNEYFRLLGKGLCRASMDMIDNGSYTMSNELWRICNVNSNYIMCPSYPFALIVPKSISDEEVIQASNFRSKGRLPVVSWCHPETGAVLARSSQPLVGLMMNMRSNTDEKLVAELCSQLGDEKKRRRKLYIADARPRKNALANVAMGGGSESSSNYFQSEVVFFGIDNIHSMRESLSRLRDYLDAYGTTSSDGTLSLLRHGGWTWGGGNLSNMSASVSTLGDSGWLIHVQSVLAGSAWIAARVSLESASVLVHCSDGWDRTSQLVALANLLLDPYYRTFTGFQALIEKDWLAFGHPFAERGGMPTVSGSSDRPPDLCRQSSVGSFPLPPMCQSSGSFAPPTPSSSHAQNQQSPIFLQWIDCVSQLLRMYPFAFEFSSAFLVDLLDCVLSCRFGNFFCNSEKERQQVGISEACGCLWAYLADLRSSEGRSHVHCNPFYSPLKHNGPLLPPAAALAPTLWPQFHLRWACPSEAQAGELEAQCRIMSIKFSKLQKAKEGAEKKAKETAIVVESLSAELRNEKQLSSSAMALAKRASKETAAIKRAVQSLGCKVHYASGGDTTVDIETSPVKISQKSVFSPSTRESVGIVQHEDKSDLSVSISVAADDVVSSNPFGRVCDTLCPLRTRDGGCRWPDAGCAQLASQFIGVKADYEALDSLSIYEGYFKTMEGGK